One genomic region from Nymphaea colorata isolate Beijing-Zhang1983 chromosome 12, ASM883128v2, whole genome shotgun sequence encodes:
- the LOC116266462 gene encoding uncharacterized protein LOC116266462 isoform X3, with amino-acid sequence MLHLIWRRTRALWHFAYNGGRAAAEQQDFRQAGTGRRTSKATAGGVELRAALVHPGDVGRWRTPGDGGRRWDDELRRRRDLELQQGVSSAEDCEYQISELEEILDSKVFNLEDRNDLEVHVPMAIEIKRYYSSWFVNVDLKGEMDSLWTKFVEPELPYP; translated from the exons ATGCTGCATTTAATCTG GAGGAGGACCCGGGCACTGTGGCACTTTGCCTACAATGGAGGACGGGCAGCGGCAGAGCAACAGGATTTTCGGCAAGCAGGCACAGGGCGGCGAACAAGCAAGGCGACGGCGGGCGGCGTCGAACTGCGAGCTGCGTTGGTGCACCCAGGCGACGTCGGGCGGTGGCGCACGCCAGGCGACGGCGGGCGGCGGTGGGATGATGAGCTGCGTCGGCGGCGGGACTTAGAACTCCAGCAAG GTGTATCATCAGCGGAGGATTGTGAATATCAAATTTCTGAGTTGGAAGAAATTCTGGATTCTAAG GTTTTTAATTTGGAAGACAGAAATGATCTAGAAGTGCATGTCCCTATGGCTATAGAAATTAAAAGGTATTACAGTTCATGGTTTGTCAATGTGGACCTCAAAGGAGAGATGGACTCTTTGTGGACAAAG TTTGTTGAACCAGAGTTGCCATACCCCTAA
- the LOC116266462 gene encoding uncharacterized protein LOC116266462 isoform X2 — translation MIWSLPWTISLLLSAMETYFVRRRTRALWHFAYNGGRAAAEQQDFRQAGTGRRTSKATAGGVELRAALVHPGDVGRWRTPGDGGRRWDDELRRRRDLELQQGVSSAEDCEYQISELEEILDSKVFNLEDRNDLEVHVPMAIEIKRYYSSWFVNVDLKGEMDSLWTKFVEPELPYP, via the exons ATGATCTGGAGTTTACCGTGGACCATAAGCTTGTTGCTGTCAGCAATGGAGACTTACTTTGTCAG GAGGAGGACCCGGGCACTGTGGCACTTTGCCTACAATGGAGGACGGGCAGCGGCAGAGCAACAGGATTTTCGGCAAGCAGGCACAGGGCGGCGAACAAGCAAGGCGACGGCGGGCGGCGTCGAACTGCGAGCTGCGTTGGTGCACCCAGGCGACGTCGGGCGGTGGCGCACGCCAGGCGACGGCGGGCGGCGGTGGGATGATGAGCTGCGTCGGCGGCGGGACTTAGAACTCCAGCAAG GTGTATCATCAGCGGAGGATTGTGAATATCAAATTTCTGAGTTGGAAGAAATTCTGGATTCTAAG GTTTTTAATTTGGAAGACAGAAATGATCTAGAAGTGCATGTCCCTATGGCTATAGAAATTAAAAGGTATTACAGTTCATGGTTTGTCAATGTGGACCTCAAAGGAGAGATGGACTCTTTGTGGACAAAG TTTGTTGAACCAGAGTTGCCATACCCCTAA
- the LOC116266462 gene encoding uncharacterized protein LOC116266462 isoform X1 — MSKVISVLEVISSAITTTKKSNSQRVPKKRRRRTRALWHFAYNGGRAAAEQQDFRQAGTGRRTSKATAGGVELRAALVHPGDVGRWRTPGDGGRRWDDELRRRRDLELQQGVSSAEDCEYQISELEEILDSKVFNLEDRNDLEVHVPMAIEIKRYYSSWFVNVDLKGEMDSLWTKFVEPELPYP, encoded by the exons atGTCAAAGGTAATATCGGTCTTGGAGGTCATCTCTTCAGCCATAACGACCACAAAAAAATCCAATAGTCAGAGAGTACCAAAAAAACGCAGGAGGAGGACCCGGGCACTGTGGCACTTTGCCTACAATGGAGGACGGGCAGCGGCAGAGCAACAGGATTTTCGGCAAGCAGGCACAGGGCGGCGAACAAGCAAGGCGACGGCGGGCGGCGTCGAACTGCGAGCTGCGTTGGTGCACCCAGGCGACGTCGGGCGGTGGCGCACGCCAGGCGACGGCGGGCGGCGGTGGGATGATGAGCTGCGTCGGCGGCGGGACTTAGAACTCCAGCAAG GTGTATCATCAGCGGAGGATTGTGAATATCAAATTTCTGAGTTGGAAGAAATTCTGGATTCTAAG GTTTTTAATTTGGAAGACAGAAATGATCTAGAAGTGCATGTCCCTATGGCTATAGAAATTAAAAGGTATTACAGTTCATGGTTTGTCAATGTGGACCTCAAAGGAGAGATGGACTCTTTGTGGACAAAG TTTGTTGAACCAGAGTTGCCATACCCCTAA